The Solanum lycopersicum chromosome 2, SLM_r2.1 DNA window TagatacttaaacttgtataaagctGAACAAATAAATACACGTATTctatatgtcattttttgtcctacatgTCCTACGCGCAGTGTGTCATGTAGgattcatgtgtttatttattgaaagttggaggtcaaagttaaaatttgaaatcaagtttAGGGTTCAATATATGTATTGCCGAAAATAAAAGTGGACGGAGGGCGTATATGATTAGGAATAgtaaaaacatgaacatatgtATATGGTTAGGAATAGTAAATACATGAATCCGGCCAACTATTTTTGTAAAGATACCAATTAAAAGGGAACGAGATTATAGGTAACACAGACTTCCGTAATTACTAACATAGAAACAGTAAGACATTTAATTAAcgagctatatatatatataattaacctTATAATTAACCCTTTGTCTGAAAAAAACTGTTCACAAAATGTGGATTATCTCTGAGAAACCCAAAGATAGAGGTGATGAACAAGGGATGGGCTGAGGCTGCAGCATATGTGAACCATGTGATAATGTTTCGTTAAATATTGTACAGTCGAGCATATCTGTATATTTGTATCTGTGATTATCCACAAATCCATGTATATATACAGAGAAATTTCAGCTATGTCCACTCggaattctttttaaaaataggaGAATTAATCTAAATAGTAATCCATCCACctgattaaacaaaaaaaaaatagtcgaTAAAGATATAGTTTGTGtatgattttatataataaatgtataatttatgtataccaAGAAAAGTAACAATAAGCTGTCTGGTTATTCGTGTAAAGATTCCTAAAAACTAAGAAGATTCACTGTTTAAATTTGATTAGATCGTTGGGTGCTGTTTTCATATCGAAGCCTTCTTTTCATCTTTTgcttttctcaaaatatatattttgaagaatAATGACCATCGAATTTGTCAATCGAACATTCTAATAGTCGAATTATTTACCTTaacttaagatttttttatattgtggTATAACTCAGTAAAAAGTCCCAAGTACTAGTATTATTTTTCGTAATTTTTTAGTAATCTTTGGTAGCTGCTACAAGATTTTCTTAAAGCTTCATTAGCTTGTGACAAGTTATTACAAGTCAAATCACAAGCTAacatatcttatttttaaaatctagtCTCCTTATATTTTTCAGAAATTAAAGCCGTATATAGAtatcacacaaaattttaactctttttttaaattataaatttcacgTTCCAAAAATTTCTATTCATACGATATCTATCATTTTAATAATACAATTACAAAgactaaagtaaaaaaaaaaagtgctaTTTTTAGTTAATCAGAATCATTATGATTTTCTAATAATGCTATTGATTACCCAGGTTTCTTTTTAGTTTCCTACTAAACACATTTTATTCGAGTTAGACAAAAACCATGCAAACTTCTCCCAACCTAATCATTAAAAAGATGATATCACCTATTTGGCtacactttttttcttcttcttacgATTAATTAATCAAGGGGAGCCTATTGAAATCATTCCATCAGCAGACTAAATTAACCTTATCCACTCGTTTGCATAAAATGAGTACTTCCCTCCGTCCCAATTTACgtagtacattttttttttagtctatttcaaacaaaatatcATCTTTCTACTACTCAAAATAAtcttaacttaaaatttttaattttattcttaataaaattattttcagcCCTTTTCGAtgataaatttgaaaagttaCTGTTTTAcgctttttttctttaatacaCTATTACAAAAACAGTCTTTTGATTGTCCCCACCATGCCCATGGTGTGTGTCCACAATGGGTCAAATGAATTCTCATTACCTTTGGCCACTTGcttatctatatttatttttttctttttgtgattgAAGAGGAGTTGTCCCTACAACCTATGATTCATCGACATATTCATttgctaaaaatatatagaaattggttGAATACCAATAGTATAATTCAATACTCttatggaaaaattaaaataatgaaagcGATAGGTTATCATATCAACATCCCTAAAAGCAGTGATagtataagaaaaagaaaaaaaaataatccaacGGTTGATAGACAGCCATCCGCGGAGACCCGGAGCCGCTTTCGCCCCCCAATACTTTTGGAATCtaacacaaccacacaaaccCAAATTTGACTCTAGTTAACTTTACTCTGAAAATTAAACTAGttcatttcatttaaaacaaaaagatTAAGCAAGATAATgaaattttcttgtattattgGTGTGAGTTAGTACGTACTTATATCATCTCCTAAAAATGTGAcctaataatatttaaaaaataaataaattaatgttcTCTAATTAaagcaaataaataaaaataatttatcttatatttaagatcacaaaactCGCATAGTAAGAATGTAGCTTATGTTTTAAGAATGCTtacctaaaatatattttagttgaATAACAATAATTTCTTTACACagattatatatacataatttaaattttgattatttagaTGTTTAAGTTCTAGACACTAATAGTGCAAAAACACATCTAAGTTAAGTTTTATACATTGTTAATAagtgttttaacttttattgtAGTAACCTCCTTAAAATGTGggaattttaatctaaaaaataagacaaatattGTACTTGTAATTAGTacaacatatattaatataaattaagtgattttttttccgGGAACAGTGCAATAATACTCAAACATATTAATACAATAGGTTATATTATTGATGTAAAAAATCTCGAAGTTTAAGTCTTTATTTTAAAGTCACTTACATGAGTtccatgattaaaaaaattgaaaataagaaagaaagaaaaaacttgAAGCcgactctttctctctcaaGTCTCAACCTCATTGTTTATATATAGGCACATTTCATTCTCTTTTCCTTGCTTATTACTatccaaatttttatttcttgctgCAAAAGTATATCGCTATTTGTTCATGTTCCGGTAaccaattaatatatatacaaaaatatcagTATAACAACAAAACGGAAAAATGAGTTGTAATGGTTGTCGAGTCCTTCGAAAAGGATGCAGTGATAACTGTATATTGAGACCTTGTTTGCAATGGATCGAAACACCGGAAGCACAAGGACACGCTACTGTATTTGTAGCTAAGTTTTTTGGCCGTGCTGGACTTATGTCCTTCATTTCCGCCGTTCCAGAAAACCAACGGCCTGGTATAGTCTCTTTGTTCatcaactcttttttttttttggtttatcaaCTCTGATTGATTTTGTGTATTTTGCTTgcagctttgtttcagtcctTGTTATACGAAGCTGCTGGGAGAACAGTGAACCCAGTCAACGGTGCTGTAGGTTTATTATGGACAGGTAATTGGCACGTCTGTCAAGCGGCGGTGGAAACCGTCCTCCGCGGCGGCGCGTTACGGCCGATCTCTGAATTTCTCGGCGCGTCGGTAGAGATTGATGAGGTGTCTGATTGCACCGATGTATTTAAGCTTCAG harbors:
- the LOC101258116 gene encoding LOB domain-containing protein 37; protein product: MSCNGCRVLRKGCSDNCILRPCLQWIETPEAQGHATVFVAKFFGRAGLMSFISAVPENQRPALFQSLLYEAAGRTVNPVNGAVGLLWTGNWHVCQAAVETVLRGGALRPISEFLGASVEIDEVSDCTDVFKLQDPSLNMRPKMQKRRRSPEETSMLDLSLTPGFNQKVYNSHPLPENHRRPGTPSMNSEESGTTTCFESSAVIGDHQGKEPKLLSLFN